A genomic segment from Scomber japonicus isolate fScoJap1 chromosome 11, fScoJap1.pri, whole genome shotgun sequence encodes:
- the ppp2r3b gene encoding serine/threonine-protein phosphatase 2A regulatory subunit B'' subunit beta: MPSPQVLQPVLKMKVDELFLNWLSDPATQSLLKDYLDLIKSGQHIDLSSGDAKEKRSLTFNENNNVASQRNMAEKKPAPFSTPSSPPSTSTLPSGSNSGTRVTGPNGRILRRSVSTKKAQVRTEEPVTTALSESIPKFYFPQGRPQANLNIDSLISKIEKIFSQFPNERATIEDMGQVAKACECPLYWKVPLFCLAGGDRTGFVSVHKFVAMWRKTLQTCHDDASKFVHLLAKPGCNYLEQDDFIPFLQDVVNSHAGLAFLKEAPDFHSRYITTVIQRIFYNVNRSWTGKITCSELRKSNFHQNVALLEQEEDVNQLTEFFSYEHFYVIYCKFWELDTDHDLYIDQKDLVRHNDQAVSQKMIERIFSGTVTRDRRVYKEGRLSYADFVWFLISEEDKKTDTSLEYWFRCMDLDGDGVLSMYELEYFYEEQCQKLETMAIEPLPFEDCLCQMLDLVKPEVEGKITLRDLKRCKLSHIFFDTFFNIEKYLDHEQRDPFSVIRELEQDGQEVSDWEKYAAEEYDILVAEEAANDHCNDVYDNPLSPLGQHISSELGLTKRHFFEIPSPHCNLDLDEYEYEDDYE; encoded by the exons atgccATCGCCACAAGTCCTCCAGCCAGTTCTTAAAATGAAGGTGGACGAGCTCTTTCTAAACTGGTTAAGTGACCCTGCAACCCAGTCACTACTGAAAGATTATCTTGACCTAATCAAAAGTGGACAACACATTGATTTGAGCAGTGGGGACGCCAAGGAGAAAAGGTCTTTGACCTTCAATGAGAATAACAACGTGGCATCCCAAAGGAACATGGCAGAGAAGAAACCTGCTCCCTTCAGTACTCCCTCCAGCCCCCCTTCCACCAGTACCCTTCCCTCTGGTAGTAACAGTGGTACCAGAGTGACAGGACCCAATGGCAGAATACTACGGAGATCTGTCAGCACTAAAAAG GCGCAGGTGAGGACCGAGGAGCCCGTCACCACAGCGCTAAGTGAAAGCATTCCAAAGTTCTACTTCCCACAGGGCCGGCCCCAAGCCAACCTCAACATCGACAGCCTCATTTCCaaaattgagaaaatattttCCCAATTCCCAAATGAAAGGGCCACCATTGAGGACATGGGGCAGGTTGCCAAG GCCTGTGAGTGCCCTCTTTACTGGAAAGTGCCATTGTTCTGCTTGGCTGGAGGCGACAGGACGGGCTTCGTGTCTGTTCACAAATTCGTGGCTATGTGGAGAAA AACTCTGCAGACCTGTCACGATGACGCTTCTAAATTTGTGCACCTCTTGGCCAAGCCTGGCTGTAATTACCTGGAACAAGACGACTTTATTCCATTCCTGCAG GATGTGGTGAACTCTCATGCAGGCCTGGCCTTTTTAAAGGAGGCACCGGACTTTCACTCAAGATACATCACCACG GTGATTCAGAGGATATTTTACAATGTGAACCGGTCATGGACTGGAAAGATAACATGTTCTGAACTCAGGAAAAGTAATTTTCATCAG AACGTGGCGTTGCTGGAGCAGGAAGAAGACGTGAACCAGCTGACAGAGTTCTTCTCTTATGAACATTTCTATGTGATCTACTGCAAGTTCTGGGAGCTCGACACTGACCATGACCTCTACATAGACCAGAAAGACCTGGTGCGACACAATGACCAAG CCGTCTCCCAGAAGATGATTGAGAGAATATTCTCAGGAACAGTAACAAG GGACAGGCGGGTGTATAAAGAGGGGCGGCTGAGTTACGCTGATTTTGTTTGGTTCCTCATCTCTGAGGAAGACAAGAAGACTGACACAAG TTTAGAGTACTGGTTCCGCTGTATGGACTTGGATGGGGACGGCGTGCTCAGCATGTACGAGCTGGAGTACTTCTACGAGGAGCAGTGTCAGAAGCTGGAGACCATGGCTATCGAGCCCCTTCCCTTTGAGGACTGCCTCTGCCAAATGCTCGACCTCGTCAAGCCTGAGGTCGAAG GTAAGATCACTCTGCGTGACCTTAAGAGGTGCAAGTTGTCCCACATCTTCTTTGACACTTTCTTCAACATCGAGAAGTACCTGGACCATGAGCAGAGGGACCCGTTCTCTGTTATAAGG GAACTGGAGCAGGATGGACAGGAGGTGTCAGACTGGGAGAAATATGCTGCTGAGGAGTACGACATCTTAGTGGCTGAAGAGGCTGCCAACGATCACTGCAATGATGT gtatGATAATCCTTTGAGCCCTCTAGGGCAGCACATCTCCAGTGAGCTGGGTCTGACAAAGAGACACTTCTTTGAGATCCCCAGTCCACACTGCAACCTGGACCTGGACGAATATGAATACGAAGATGACTATGAATGA